The following are encoded together in the Oryzias melastigma strain HK-1 linkage group LG17, ASM292280v2, whole genome shotgun sequence genome:
- the fubp1 gene encoding far upstream element-binding protein 1 isoform X1, with translation MSPGRHLVKRQRRRAAEMADYSSVAPPSSNSGGGMNDAFKDALQRARQIAAKIGGDGVAAPQSSDFGYGGQKRPLEDAGGYFPMPNLDIDQPETKKVATNDAFSAMAGMGGPSRSSSEEFKVPDGMVGFIIGRGGEQISRIQQESGCKIQIAPDSGGMPERSVTLTGPQDSIQAAKRLLSEIVEKGRPAPAFHHNDGPGMTVQEIMVPASKAGLVIGKGGETIKSLQERAGVKMVMIQDGPQNTGADKPLRISGEPFKVQQAKEMVMELIREQGFREQRGEYGSRVGGESLDVPVPRFAVGIVIGRNGEMIKKIQNDTGVRIQFKPDDGSAPDRIAQIMGPPDQAQHAADIIADLLRSVQSGGPPGHGGGRGRGRGQGNWNMGPPGGLQEFTFTVPTMKTGLIIGKGGETIKGISQQSGARIELQRNPPPNSDPNIKMFTVRGSPQQIDYARQLVEEKIGGPVTPMGGPHGPPGPHGGPGPHGPPGPPGPPGGPMGPYNPGPYNQGPPGPHGPPAPYQPQGWGNGYPHWQQGQPDPNKAAADANAAAWAAYYAQYGQQPQASMTPTSGAPGTAQPNGQGDPQAAGQSGQTDYTKAWEEYYKKMGQQSQQPQDYTKAWEEYYKKQGQAAPQATPPAAAAAAAGSQPGGQPDYSAAWAEYYRQQAAYYGTANPQAMGAAPQAPQVHPR, from the exons ATGAGCCCCGGCCGCCATCTTGTTAAACGGCAGAGGAGAAGAGCAGCAGAGATGGCAGACTACAGCAGCGTGGCTCCCCCGTCCTCCAACTCTGGCGGTGGCATGAATGACGCTTTTAAAGACGCACTTCAGCGAGCAAGACAG ATTGCAGCAAAGATTGGCGGGGATGGCGTTGCGGCACCCCAAAGCAGCGACTTCGGCTACGGAGGGCAGAAAAGGCCCCTGGAGGACGCTGGTGGGTATTTTCCCATGCCTAACCTGGATATCG ATCAACCAGAGACGAAGAAAGTAGCTACAAATGATG CCTTCTCAGCCATGGCTGGAATGGGCGGCCCATCCAG ATCATCTTCTGAGGAGTTTAAGGTTCCTGATGGAATGGTCGGATTCA ttattggAAGAGGAGGTGAACAGATATCACGGATTCAGCAGGAGTCTGGGTGTAAAATACAGATAGCTCCTG aCAGCGGAGGAATGCCTGAAAGATCTGTGACTTTAACAGGACCACAAGACTCGATTCA GGCTGCTAAGCGGCTTCTGTCAGAGATTGTAGAGAAGGGCCGTCCAGCTCCAGCGTTTCACCATAACGACGGACCAGGAATGACTGTCCAGGAAATTATGGTACCCGCCTCCAAAGCTGGACTTGTCATTGGAAAAGGGGGAGAAACCATCAAAAGCCTACAA GAAAGAGCTGGAGTTAAGATGGTCATGATCCAAGACGGGCCGCAGAACACGGGTGCAGACAAACCGCTCCGGATCTCCGGAGAGCCTTTTAAAGTTCAA CAAGCTAAAGAGATGGTGATGGAGCTGATCAGAGAGCAGGGCTTCAGGGAGCAGAGGGGAGAGTACGGTTCGAGGGTCGGAGGGGAAAGCTTAGAT GTTCCCGTCCCACGTTTTGCAGTGGGAATCGTCATTGGAAGAAACGGGGAGATGATCAAGAAAATACAGAACGACACAGGAGTCAGGATCCAGTTCAAGCCAG ATGACGGGAGCGCCCCCGACAGGATAGCACAGATCATGGGGCCCCCCGATCAAGCTCAGCATGCCGCAGACATCATTGCAGACCTGCTGCGCAGCGTCCAGTCTGGAGGACCCCCGGGACATGGAGGTGGTAGAGGACGCGGTCGGGGGCAGGGAAACTGGAACATGGGCCCCCCTGGTGGCCTGCAGGAGTTTACCTTCACAGTTCCGACCATGAAGACGGGGCTCATCATTGGGAAAG GCGGTGAGACCATCAAGGGAATCAGCCAGCAGTCTGGAGCTCGCATCGAGCTGCAGAGGAATCCGCCGCCCAACTCTGACCCCAACATCAAGATGTTCACTGTGAGAGGCTCCCCTCAACAGATCGACTACGCCAGGCAGCTGGTGGAGGAGAAAATCGGG GGTCCTGTTACTCCGATGGGTGGCCCACATGGTCCTCCTGGCCCACACGGAGGACCAGGCCCGCACGGCCCTCCAGGGCCCCCTGGACCCCCAGGGGGACCCATGGGTCCGTATAACCCTGGACCGTACAACCAGGGCCCTCCAGGACCACA TGGTCCTCCAGCTCCTTATCAGCCTCAGGGGTGGGGTAATGGCTATCCCCACTGGCAGCAAGGACAGCCTGATCCAA ATAAAGCAGCCGCAGACGCCAATGCAGCCGCATGGGCAGCTTACTACGCTCAGTACGGCCAGCAGCCGCAGGCCTCCATGACTCCGACCAGCGGCGCCCCCGGCACCGCTCAACCCAACGGCCAAG GTGACCCACAGGCTGCAGGTCAGAGTGGACAAACAGATTACACCAAGGCCTGGGAGGAATATTACAAGAAAATGG GTCAACAGAGCCAGCAACCTCAAGACTACACAAAAGCCTGGGAGGAGTATTACAAGAAGCAAG
- the fubp1 gene encoding far upstream element-binding protein 1 isoform X3 — MSPGRHLVKRQRRRAAEMADYSSVAPPSSNSGGGMNDAFKDALQRARQIAAKIGGDGVAAPQSSDFGYGGQKRPLEDADQPETKKVATNDAFSAMAGMGGPSRSSSEEFKVPDGMVGFIIGRGGEQISRIQQESGCKIQIAPDSGGMPERSVTLTGPQDSIQAAKRLLSEIVEKGRPAPAFHHNDGPGMTVQEIMVPASKAGLVIGKGGETIKSLQERAGVKMVMIQDGPQNTGADKPLRISGEPFKVQQAKEMVMELIREQGFREQRGEYGSRVGGESLDVPVPRFAVGIVIGRNGEMIKKIQNDTGVRIQFKPDDGSAPDRIAQIMGPPDQAQHAADIIADLLRSVQSGGPPGHGGGRGRGRGQGNWNMGPPGGLQEFTFTVPTMKTGLIIGKGGETIKGISQQSGARIELQRNPPPNSDPNIKMFTVRGSPQQIDYARQLVEEKIGGPVTPMGGPHGPPGPHGGPGPHGPPGPPGPPGGPMGPYNPGPYNQGPPGPHGPPAPYQPQGWGNGYPHWQQGQPDPNKAAADANAAAWAAYYAQYGQQPQASMTPTSGAPGTAQPNGQGDPQAAGQSGQTDYTKAWEEYYKKMGQQSQQPQDYTKAWEEYYKKQGQAAPQATPPAAAAAAAGSQPGGQPDYSAAWAEYYRQQAAYYGTANPQAMGAAPQAPQVHPR, encoded by the exons ATGAGCCCCGGCCGCCATCTTGTTAAACGGCAGAGGAGAAGAGCAGCAGAGATGGCAGACTACAGCAGCGTGGCTCCCCCGTCCTCCAACTCTGGCGGTGGCATGAATGACGCTTTTAAAGACGCACTTCAGCGAGCAAGACAG ATTGCAGCAAAGATTGGCGGGGATGGCGTTGCGGCACCCCAAAGCAGCGACTTCGGCTACGGAGGGCAGAAAAGGCCCCTGGAGGACGCTG ATCAACCAGAGACGAAGAAAGTAGCTACAAATGATG CCTTCTCAGCCATGGCTGGAATGGGCGGCCCATCCAG ATCATCTTCTGAGGAGTTTAAGGTTCCTGATGGAATGGTCGGATTCA ttattggAAGAGGAGGTGAACAGATATCACGGATTCAGCAGGAGTCTGGGTGTAAAATACAGATAGCTCCTG aCAGCGGAGGAATGCCTGAAAGATCTGTGACTTTAACAGGACCACAAGACTCGATTCA GGCTGCTAAGCGGCTTCTGTCAGAGATTGTAGAGAAGGGCCGTCCAGCTCCAGCGTTTCACCATAACGACGGACCAGGAATGACTGTCCAGGAAATTATGGTACCCGCCTCCAAAGCTGGACTTGTCATTGGAAAAGGGGGAGAAACCATCAAAAGCCTACAA GAAAGAGCTGGAGTTAAGATGGTCATGATCCAAGACGGGCCGCAGAACACGGGTGCAGACAAACCGCTCCGGATCTCCGGAGAGCCTTTTAAAGTTCAA CAAGCTAAAGAGATGGTGATGGAGCTGATCAGAGAGCAGGGCTTCAGGGAGCAGAGGGGAGAGTACGGTTCGAGGGTCGGAGGGGAAAGCTTAGAT GTTCCCGTCCCACGTTTTGCAGTGGGAATCGTCATTGGAAGAAACGGGGAGATGATCAAGAAAATACAGAACGACACAGGAGTCAGGATCCAGTTCAAGCCAG ATGACGGGAGCGCCCCCGACAGGATAGCACAGATCATGGGGCCCCCCGATCAAGCTCAGCATGCCGCAGACATCATTGCAGACCTGCTGCGCAGCGTCCAGTCTGGAGGACCCCCGGGACATGGAGGTGGTAGAGGACGCGGTCGGGGGCAGGGAAACTGGAACATGGGCCCCCCTGGTGGCCTGCAGGAGTTTACCTTCACAGTTCCGACCATGAAGACGGGGCTCATCATTGGGAAAG GCGGTGAGACCATCAAGGGAATCAGCCAGCAGTCTGGAGCTCGCATCGAGCTGCAGAGGAATCCGCCGCCCAACTCTGACCCCAACATCAAGATGTTCACTGTGAGAGGCTCCCCTCAACAGATCGACTACGCCAGGCAGCTGGTGGAGGAGAAAATCGGG GGTCCTGTTACTCCGATGGGTGGCCCACATGGTCCTCCTGGCCCACACGGAGGACCAGGCCCGCACGGCCCTCCAGGGCCCCCTGGACCCCCAGGGGGACCCATGGGTCCGTATAACCCTGGACCGTACAACCAGGGCCCTCCAGGACCACA TGGTCCTCCAGCTCCTTATCAGCCTCAGGGGTGGGGTAATGGCTATCCCCACTGGCAGCAAGGACAGCCTGATCCAA ATAAAGCAGCCGCAGACGCCAATGCAGCCGCATGGGCAGCTTACTACGCTCAGTACGGCCAGCAGCCGCAGGCCTCCATGACTCCGACCAGCGGCGCCCCCGGCACCGCTCAACCCAACGGCCAAG GTGACCCACAGGCTGCAGGTCAGAGTGGACAAACAGATTACACCAAGGCCTGGGAGGAATATTACAAGAAAATGG GTCAACAGAGCCAGCAACCTCAAGACTACACAAAAGCCTGGGAGGAGTATTACAAGAAGCAAG
- the fubp1 gene encoding far upstream element-binding protein 1 isoform X6: MSPGRHLVKRQRRRAAEMADYSSVAPPSSNSGGGMNDAFKDALQRARQIAAKIGGDGVAAPQSSDFGYGGQKRPLEDADQPETKKVATNDAFSAMAGMGGPSRSSSEEFKVPDGMVGFIIGRGGEQISRIQQESGCKIQIAPDSGGMPERSVTLTGPQDSIQAAKRLLSEIVEKGRPAPAFHHNDGPGMTVQEIMVPASKAGLVIGKGGETIKSLQERAGVKMVMIQDGPQNTGADKPLRISGEPFKVQQAKEMVMELIREQGFREQRGEYGSRVGGESLDVPVPRFAVGIVIGRNGEMIKKIQNDTGVRIQFKPDDGSAPDRIAQIMGPPDQAQHAADIIADLLRSVQSGGPPGHGGGRGRGRGQGNWNMGPPGGLQEFTFTVPTMKTGLIIGKGGETIKGISQQSGARIELQRNPPPNSDPNIKMFTVRGSPQQIDYARQLVEEKIGGPVTPMGGPHGPPGPHGGPGPHGPPGPPGPPGGPMGPYNPGPYNQGPPGPHGPPAPYQPQGWGNGYPHWQQGQPDPNKAAADANAAAWAAYYAQYGQQPQASMTPTSGAPGTAQPNGQGQQSQQPQDYTKAWEEYYKKQGQAAPQATPPAAAAAAAGSQPGGQPDYSAAWAEYYRQQAAYYGTANPQAMGAAPQAPQVHPR, from the exons ATGAGCCCCGGCCGCCATCTTGTTAAACGGCAGAGGAGAAGAGCAGCAGAGATGGCAGACTACAGCAGCGTGGCTCCCCCGTCCTCCAACTCTGGCGGTGGCATGAATGACGCTTTTAAAGACGCACTTCAGCGAGCAAGACAG ATTGCAGCAAAGATTGGCGGGGATGGCGTTGCGGCACCCCAAAGCAGCGACTTCGGCTACGGAGGGCAGAAAAGGCCCCTGGAGGACGCTG ATCAACCAGAGACGAAGAAAGTAGCTACAAATGATG CCTTCTCAGCCATGGCTGGAATGGGCGGCCCATCCAG ATCATCTTCTGAGGAGTTTAAGGTTCCTGATGGAATGGTCGGATTCA ttattggAAGAGGAGGTGAACAGATATCACGGATTCAGCAGGAGTCTGGGTGTAAAATACAGATAGCTCCTG aCAGCGGAGGAATGCCTGAAAGATCTGTGACTTTAACAGGACCACAAGACTCGATTCA GGCTGCTAAGCGGCTTCTGTCAGAGATTGTAGAGAAGGGCCGTCCAGCTCCAGCGTTTCACCATAACGACGGACCAGGAATGACTGTCCAGGAAATTATGGTACCCGCCTCCAAAGCTGGACTTGTCATTGGAAAAGGGGGAGAAACCATCAAAAGCCTACAA GAAAGAGCTGGAGTTAAGATGGTCATGATCCAAGACGGGCCGCAGAACACGGGTGCAGACAAACCGCTCCGGATCTCCGGAGAGCCTTTTAAAGTTCAA CAAGCTAAAGAGATGGTGATGGAGCTGATCAGAGAGCAGGGCTTCAGGGAGCAGAGGGGAGAGTACGGTTCGAGGGTCGGAGGGGAAAGCTTAGAT GTTCCCGTCCCACGTTTTGCAGTGGGAATCGTCATTGGAAGAAACGGGGAGATGATCAAGAAAATACAGAACGACACAGGAGTCAGGATCCAGTTCAAGCCAG ATGACGGGAGCGCCCCCGACAGGATAGCACAGATCATGGGGCCCCCCGATCAAGCTCAGCATGCCGCAGACATCATTGCAGACCTGCTGCGCAGCGTCCAGTCTGGAGGACCCCCGGGACATGGAGGTGGTAGAGGACGCGGTCGGGGGCAGGGAAACTGGAACATGGGCCCCCCTGGTGGCCTGCAGGAGTTTACCTTCACAGTTCCGACCATGAAGACGGGGCTCATCATTGGGAAAG GCGGTGAGACCATCAAGGGAATCAGCCAGCAGTCTGGAGCTCGCATCGAGCTGCAGAGGAATCCGCCGCCCAACTCTGACCCCAACATCAAGATGTTCACTGTGAGAGGCTCCCCTCAACAGATCGACTACGCCAGGCAGCTGGTGGAGGAGAAAATCGGG GGTCCTGTTACTCCGATGGGTGGCCCACATGGTCCTCCTGGCCCACACGGAGGACCAGGCCCGCACGGCCCTCCAGGGCCCCCTGGACCCCCAGGGGGACCCATGGGTCCGTATAACCCTGGACCGTACAACCAGGGCCCTCCAGGACCACA TGGTCCTCCAGCTCCTTATCAGCCTCAGGGGTGGGGTAATGGCTATCCCCACTGGCAGCAAGGACAGCCTGATCCAA ATAAAGCAGCCGCAGACGCCAATGCAGCCGCATGGGCAGCTTACTACGCTCAGTACGGCCAGCAGCCGCAGGCCTCCATGACTCCGACCAGCGGCGCCCCCGGCACCGCTCAACCCAACGGCCAAG GTCAACAGAGCCAGCAACCTCAAGACTACACAAAAGCCTGGGAGGAGTATTACAAGAAGCAAG
- the fubp1 gene encoding far upstream element-binding protein 1 isoform X2, with protein sequence MSPGRHLVKRQRRRAAEMADYSSVAPPSSNSGGGMNDAFKDALQRARQIAAKIGGDGVAAPQSSDFGYGGQKRPLEDAGGYFPMPNLDIDQPETKKVATNDAFSAMAGMGGPSRSSSEEFKVPDGMVGFIIGRGGEQISRIQQESGCKIQIAPDSGGMPERSVTLTGPQDSIQAAKRLLSEIVEKGRPAPAFHHNDGPGMTVQEIMVPASKAGLVIGKGGETIKSLQERAGVKMVMIQDGPQNTGADKPLRISGEPFKVQQAKEMVMELIREQGFREQRGEYGSRVGGESLDVPVPRFAVGIVIGRNGEMIKKIQNDTGVRIQFKPDDGSAPDRIAQIMGPPDQAQHAADIIADLLRSVQSGGPPGHGGGRGRGRGQGNWNMGPPGGLQEFTFTVPTMKTGLIIGKGGETIKGISQQSGARIELQRNPPPNSDPNIKMFTVRGSPQQIDYARQLVEEKIGGPVTPMGGPHGPPGPHGGPGPHGPPGPPGPPGGPMGPYNPGPYNQGPPGPHGPPAPYQPQGWGNGYPHWQQGQPDPNKAAADANAAAWAAYYAQYGQQPQASMTPTSGAPGTAQPNGQGDPQAAGQSGQTDYTKAWEEYYKKMGQQSQQPQDYTKAWEEYYKKQGQAAPQATPPAAAAAAAGSQPGGQPDYSAAWAEYYRQQAAYYGTANPQAMGAAPQAPQGQ encoded by the exons ATGAGCCCCGGCCGCCATCTTGTTAAACGGCAGAGGAGAAGAGCAGCAGAGATGGCAGACTACAGCAGCGTGGCTCCCCCGTCCTCCAACTCTGGCGGTGGCATGAATGACGCTTTTAAAGACGCACTTCAGCGAGCAAGACAG ATTGCAGCAAAGATTGGCGGGGATGGCGTTGCGGCACCCCAAAGCAGCGACTTCGGCTACGGAGGGCAGAAAAGGCCCCTGGAGGACGCTGGTGGGTATTTTCCCATGCCTAACCTGGATATCG ATCAACCAGAGACGAAGAAAGTAGCTACAAATGATG CCTTCTCAGCCATGGCTGGAATGGGCGGCCCATCCAG ATCATCTTCTGAGGAGTTTAAGGTTCCTGATGGAATGGTCGGATTCA ttattggAAGAGGAGGTGAACAGATATCACGGATTCAGCAGGAGTCTGGGTGTAAAATACAGATAGCTCCTG aCAGCGGAGGAATGCCTGAAAGATCTGTGACTTTAACAGGACCACAAGACTCGATTCA GGCTGCTAAGCGGCTTCTGTCAGAGATTGTAGAGAAGGGCCGTCCAGCTCCAGCGTTTCACCATAACGACGGACCAGGAATGACTGTCCAGGAAATTATGGTACCCGCCTCCAAAGCTGGACTTGTCATTGGAAAAGGGGGAGAAACCATCAAAAGCCTACAA GAAAGAGCTGGAGTTAAGATGGTCATGATCCAAGACGGGCCGCAGAACACGGGTGCAGACAAACCGCTCCGGATCTCCGGAGAGCCTTTTAAAGTTCAA CAAGCTAAAGAGATGGTGATGGAGCTGATCAGAGAGCAGGGCTTCAGGGAGCAGAGGGGAGAGTACGGTTCGAGGGTCGGAGGGGAAAGCTTAGAT GTTCCCGTCCCACGTTTTGCAGTGGGAATCGTCATTGGAAGAAACGGGGAGATGATCAAGAAAATACAGAACGACACAGGAGTCAGGATCCAGTTCAAGCCAG ATGACGGGAGCGCCCCCGACAGGATAGCACAGATCATGGGGCCCCCCGATCAAGCTCAGCATGCCGCAGACATCATTGCAGACCTGCTGCGCAGCGTCCAGTCTGGAGGACCCCCGGGACATGGAGGTGGTAGAGGACGCGGTCGGGGGCAGGGAAACTGGAACATGGGCCCCCCTGGTGGCCTGCAGGAGTTTACCTTCACAGTTCCGACCATGAAGACGGGGCTCATCATTGGGAAAG GCGGTGAGACCATCAAGGGAATCAGCCAGCAGTCTGGAGCTCGCATCGAGCTGCAGAGGAATCCGCCGCCCAACTCTGACCCCAACATCAAGATGTTCACTGTGAGAGGCTCCCCTCAACAGATCGACTACGCCAGGCAGCTGGTGGAGGAGAAAATCGGG GGTCCTGTTACTCCGATGGGTGGCCCACATGGTCCTCCTGGCCCACACGGAGGACCAGGCCCGCACGGCCCTCCAGGGCCCCCTGGACCCCCAGGGGGACCCATGGGTCCGTATAACCCTGGACCGTACAACCAGGGCCCTCCAGGACCACA TGGTCCTCCAGCTCCTTATCAGCCTCAGGGGTGGGGTAATGGCTATCCCCACTGGCAGCAAGGACAGCCTGATCCAA ATAAAGCAGCCGCAGACGCCAATGCAGCCGCATGGGCAGCTTACTACGCTCAGTACGGCCAGCAGCCGCAGGCCTCCATGACTCCGACCAGCGGCGCCCCCGGCACCGCTCAACCCAACGGCCAAG GTGACCCACAGGCTGCAGGTCAGAGTGGACAAACAGATTACACCAAGGCCTGGGAGGAATATTACAAGAAAATGG GTCAACAGAGCCAGCAACCTCAAGACTACACAAAAGCCTGGGAGGAGTATTACAAGAAGCAAG
- the fubp1 gene encoding far upstream element-binding protein 1 isoform X4 produces MSPGRHLVKRQRRRAAEMADYSSVAPPSSNSGGGMNDAFKDALQRARQIAAKIGGDGVAAPQSSDFGYGGQKRPLEDAGGYFPMPNLDIDQPETKKVATNDAFSAMAGMGGPSRSSSEEFKVPDGMVGFIIGRGGEQISRIQQESGCKIQIAPDSGGMPERSVTLTGPQDSIQAAKRLLSEIVEKGRPAPAFHHNDGPGMTVQEIMVPASKAGLVIGKGGETIKSLQERAGVKMVMIQDGPQNTGADKPLRISGEPFKVQQAKEMVMELIREQGFREQRGEYGSRVGGESLDVPVPRFAVGIVIGRNGEMIKKIQNDTGVRIQFKPDDGSAPDRIAQIMGPPDQAQHAADIIADLLRSVQSGGPPGHGGGRGRGRGQGNWNMGPPGGLQEFTFTVPTMKTGLIIGKGGETIKGISQQSGARIELQRNPPPNSDPNIKMFTVRGSPQQIDYARQLVEEKIGGPVTPMGGPHGPPGPHGGPGPHGPPGPPGPPGGPMGPYNPGPYNQGPPGPHGPPAPYQPQGWGNGYPHWQQGQPDPNKAAADANAAAWAAYYAQYGQQPQASMTPTSGAPGTAQPNGQGQQSQQPQDYTKAWEEYYKKQGQAAPQATPPAAAAAAAGSQPGGQPDYSAAWAEYYRQQAAYYGTANPQAMGAAPQAPQVHPR; encoded by the exons ATGAGCCCCGGCCGCCATCTTGTTAAACGGCAGAGGAGAAGAGCAGCAGAGATGGCAGACTACAGCAGCGTGGCTCCCCCGTCCTCCAACTCTGGCGGTGGCATGAATGACGCTTTTAAAGACGCACTTCAGCGAGCAAGACAG ATTGCAGCAAAGATTGGCGGGGATGGCGTTGCGGCACCCCAAAGCAGCGACTTCGGCTACGGAGGGCAGAAAAGGCCCCTGGAGGACGCTGGTGGGTATTTTCCCATGCCTAACCTGGATATCG ATCAACCAGAGACGAAGAAAGTAGCTACAAATGATG CCTTCTCAGCCATGGCTGGAATGGGCGGCCCATCCAG ATCATCTTCTGAGGAGTTTAAGGTTCCTGATGGAATGGTCGGATTCA ttattggAAGAGGAGGTGAACAGATATCACGGATTCAGCAGGAGTCTGGGTGTAAAATACAGATAGCTCCTG aCAGCGGAGGAATGCCTGAAAGATCTGTGACTTTAACAGGACCACAAGACTCGATTCA GGCTGCTAAGCGGCTTCTGTCAGAGATTGTAGAGAAGGGCCGTCCAGCTCCAGCGTTTCACCATAACGACGGACCAGGAATGACTGTCCAGGAAATTATGGTACCCGCCTCCAAAGCTGGACTTGTCATTGGAAAAGGGGGAGAAACCATCAAAAGCCTACAA GAAAGAGCTGGAGTTAAGATGGTCATGATCCAAGACGGGCCGCAGAACACGGGTGCAGACAAACCGCTCCGGATCTCCGGAGAGCCTTTTAAAGTTCAA CAAGCTAAAGAGATGGTGATGGAGCTGATCAGAGAGCAGGGCTTCAGGGAGCAGAGGGGAGAGTACGGTTCGAGGGTCGGAGGGGAAAGCTTAGAT GTTCCCGTCCCACGTTTTGCAGTGGGAATCGTCATTGGAAGAAACGGGGAGATGATCAAGAAAATACAGAACGACACAGGAGTCAGGATCCAGTTCAAGCCAG ATGACGGGAGCGCCCCCGACAGGATAGCACAGATCATGGGGCCCCCCGATCAAGCTCAGCATGCCGCAGACATCATTGCAGACCTGCTGCGCAGCGTCCAGTCTGGAGGACCCCCGGGACATGGAGGTGGTAGAGGACGCGGTCGGGGGCAGGGAAACTGGAACATGGGCCCCCCTGGTGGCCTGCAGGAGTTTACCTTCACAGTTCCGACCATGAAGACGGGGCTCATCATTGGGAAAG GCGGTGAGACCATCAAGGGAATCAGCCAGCAGTCTGGAGCTCGCATCGAGCTGCAGAGGAATCCGCCGCCCAACTCTGACCCCAACATCAAGATGTTCACTGTGAGAGGCTCCCCTCAACAGATCGACTACGCCAGGCAGCTGGTGGAGGAGAAAATCGGG GGTCCTGTTACTCCGATGGGTGGCCCACATGGTCCTCCTGGCCCACACGGAGGACCAGGCCCGCACGGCCCTCCAGGGCCCCCTGGACCCCCAGGGGGACCCATGGGTCCGTATAACCCTGGACCGTACAACCAGGGCCCTCCAGGACCACA TGGTCCTCCAGCTCCTTATCAGCCTCAGGGGTGGGGTAATGGCTATCCCCACTGGCAGCAAGGACAGCCTGATCCAA ATAAAGCAGCCGCAGACGCCAATGCAGCCGCATGGGCAGCTTACTACGCTCAGTACGGCCAGCAGCCGCAGGCCTCCATGACTCCGACCAGCGGCGCCCCCGGCACCGCTCAACCCAACGGCCAAG GTCAACAGAGCCAGCAACCTCAAGACTACACAAAAGCCTGGGAGGAGTATTACAAGAAGCAAG